A single genomic interval of Spinacia oleracea cultivar Varoflay chromosome 6, BTI_SOV_V1, whole genome shotgun sequence harbors:
- the LOC130462996 gene encoding uncharacterized protein yields the protein MKAHLSEAQLCSIQKYSIKKAYGKLILPTAAKVYWADAVWCRLGQAKHRFITWLAVLERLNTKDRLRQFGLSMDDFCLLCGAATENHNHLFFGCHFSYLCWSHIACFLHISLTNCSLPQLIRWIHRRHISKFRKGVYYTFVWCTVYHIWKERNNSLWNNQISCIDKVCSMIKSNACHRLHSVLPKALSTKDSSWFCTLVEG from the coding sequence ATGAAAGCTCATCTGTCTGAGGCTCAGTTATGTTCTATTCAGAAATACTCAATCAAAAAAGCATATGGTAAGTTGATTCTTCCTACTGCTGCAAAAGTTTACTGGGCTGATGCTGTTTGGTGTCGTTTAGGCCAAGCTAAACATAGATTCATCACCTGGCTAGCTGTTTTAGAAAGATTGAACACTAAAGACAGATTAAGACAGTTTGGGCTGTCTATGGATGATTTTTGTCTTCTGTGTGGTGCTGCTACTGAGAACCATAACCATCTGTTCTTTGGCTGTCATTTTAGCTATCTGTGTTGGTCTCACATTGCCTGTTTTCTGCACATCAGTCTCACTAATTGCAGTTTGCCTCAGTTGATTAGATGGATTCACAGGAGGCACATCTCCAAGTTCAGAAAAGGGGTGTATTACACCTTTGTCTGGTGTACTGTCTATCATATATGGAAAGAAAGGAACAATTCTTTgtggaacaatcagattagcTGCATAGACAAAGTGTGTAGCATGATTAAGAGTAATGCTTGTCATAGGTTACATTCGGTGTTGCCTAAAGCTCTTAGCACTAAGGACAGCAGTTGGTTTTGCACCCTTGTTGAAGGGTAG